The DNA segment ACCGCCGCTTCATCTGCCGTGTGCAGCCCCTCGAAGTGTGCACTGCCGATACTGCCTGGACCAGCCGTTTCAACAAGGGCGACATTATGACCGTCATCCTGAAGTCTGGGGAAGGTCGCTACGTCGCCGAACCCGACACCCTGAAGATGCTGGAAGAAGAGGGCCGCGTGGTCTTCCGCTACGCCGATGAAACCCTCAACGGCTCCGCCAACGACATTGCCGGTGTGTGTTCTGAAAATGGTCGCGTCGTCGGCCTCATGCCGCACCCTGAGCACGCCATCGACACGATGACCGGCCCCACCACGGACGGCCTCACCATGTTTAAGTCCGCCCTTGACGCCGTCCTTTCGGTCTAGCGTTCCCACCGGAAAGGATTGATGAGAGATGTCTGAACAGCAGCAGCTTGATACCGTTGCCTACGCGGCAGCCACCCCCGACATGGAACAGCCCTGGAAGGAACTCGGCCTCAAAGAAGACGAGTACCTACGCATCCGCGAAATCCTCGGCCGTCGCCCCACCGACGCAGAACTCGCCATGTACTCCATCATGTGGTCCGAACACTGCTCCTACAAGTCCTCCAAGGTGCATCTGGGCTACTTCGGTGAGACCATGACCGACGAGATGCGCCAGAACCTCCTTGCCGGTATCGGTGAAAACGCCGGCGTCGTCTCCATCGGCGATGACTGGGCCGTCACCTTCAAGGTCGAATCCCATAACCACCCGTCCTACGTGGAGCCCTATCAAGGTGCCGCCACCGGTGTCGGCGGTATCGTCCGTGACATCATGGCCATGGGTGCCCGCCCCGTTGCCGTCATGGACCAGCTCCGCTTCGGCACCTCCGATGCCACCGACACCAAGCGTGTCCTCCCCGGCGTGGTTGCCGGCGTTGGTGGCTACGGCAACTGCTTGGGCCTCCCCAACATTGGCGGCGAAACCGTCTTCGACGACACCTACGCCGGTAACCCGCTCGTCAACGCCCTCTGTGTGGGCACCATGCGAGTAGACGACCTACACCTGGCCTTCGCCTCCGGCAAGGGCAACAAGGTTATCCTCTTCGGATCCGCCACCGGCCTCGACGGTATCGGCGGCGTCTCCGTGCTGGCCTCCGAAACCTTCGACGACACCCCCGACGAGACCGGTGCTAAGCCGCACAAGAAGCTCCCGTCGGTACAGGTGGGCGACCCCTTCGCCGAGAAGGTCCTCATCGAATGCTGCCTCGACCTCTACCACGCCGGTGTGGTCGTCGGTATTCAGGACCTGGGTGGCGCCGGTCTCTCCTGCGCCACCTCTGAGCTCGCTGCCGCCGGTGATGGCGGCATGCATGTGGATCTTGACAAAGTCCCCATGCGTGCCAAGGGCATGACCCCGGCAGAAGTGCTCTCCTCCGAATCCCAGGAACGCATGTGTGCCGTCGTTGCCCCCGAAAACGTCGATGCCTTCATGGCCATCTGCGACAAGTGGGATGTGCAAGCCACCGTCATCGGTGAAGTGACCGACGGTGACCACCTTGTCATCGACTGGTACGGCGAAACCGTGGTCGACGCCGTCGCCCACACCATCGCCCACGAAGGACCGGTCTACAACCGCCCCATCGAATACCCCGCATGGCAGGACGCCCTCAAGGCCGACACCACCGCCCAGCTGGCCCGCCCCGCCGACGCCGACGAACTGCGCGACACCCTCTACCAGATGCTGGCCTGCGAGGACCTTTGCTCGCGCCGCTTCGTAGTAGAGCAGTACGACCGCTACGTGCGCGGTAACACCATCGAGGCAGAAAACGCCGACGCCGGCGTGCTCCGTATCGACGAAAAGACCGGCCGCGGCATCGCCCTGGCCACCGACGCCTCGGGCCGCTACACCTACCTGGACCCCTACACCGGCGCCCAGCTGGCTTTCGCCGAGGCCTACCGCAACGTCGCCGCCACTGGTGCCCGCCCCGTCGCTGTCACCAACTGTCTCAACTTCGGCAACCCCGAAGAACCCGCCATCATGTGGCAGTTCAAGGAAGCCGTACACGGACTCGCCGACGCCTGTGCCTACTGCGCCATCCCCGTCACCGGCGGCAACGTCTCCTTCTACAACAAGACCGGCGACACCTCCATCCTGCCAACCCCGCTGGCCGGCGTGCTGGGTGTTATAGACAATGTTGACGACGCCATCGGGACTGCCTTCGGCTCCGCCCCCATGGAAAGCATCTTCCTGCTGGGCGAAACCAAGGATGAATTCGACGGCTCCATCTGGGCCAAGACTGTGCACCAGCACCTCGGTGGGGTGCCGCCGCGGGTCGATCTCGCCCACGAGAAGAAGCTCGCCGAATTCATGGTGGAAGCTGCCAAGGCCGGCACAGTCTCCGCCGCCCACGATCTCTCCGAAGGCGGCCTCGCCCAGGCTGTCGTCGAGTCGGCGCTCAGCGGCAACGTCGGTGTCACCATCACCCTGCCGGAAGGCTCCGACCCGTTCGTCCAGCTGTTCTCCGAATCTGCAGGCCGTATCCTCGTTGCTGTTCCCCGCGATCAGGAAACAGCCTTCACCGCACAGGTGGAGGAGTACGGTCTGCCTTGCACCCGCATCGGTGTGGTGGAAGAATCCGCCACCGTCACCGTGCAGGGTCAGCTCGCAGAGAGGCTGGAAGACCTGCGTCAGGCCTGGGAGGGTACTCTCCCCGCCCTGTTCGCGAACGCATAACCCGTAGCGTGCCCCGCACGGCACCGTCCCCGACGGATCTTCGCGCCGTCATCCTCAGTATCCTGCCCTGGATTGAGGATGACGGCGCTGCCGTGCCCCCACGCACCGCCCCCCACTACCGCACCATCGCAGAGGCGGTGCGTGGATCCGCACATACTCTCGCCGAGCTTGCCCCCGGCCACTGTGTGGAAGTCCGTATCCCGCCTTTCGTCGCGGTGCAATGCGTGGAAGGGCCGCGGCACACCCGCGGTACTCCACCCAATGTGGTGCAAACCGACCCCCACACCTGGCTGCGCCTCGTTACCGGCCAAGAACGGTGGGAGGACGTTGCCCCATCCCGCCTGAGCGCCTCCGGAAGTCGTGCCGGAGAGATCGCCCACTGGCTGCCCATAGTGCCAGCGAACTGACTAACGAGACGACTACCAAGAAAGGTACGATGAGTACCATGACCAGCCCCCTGGACGACCTGGGAGAGCAGAAGCCCCGCGAAGAATGTGGCGTCTTCGCAGTCTGGGCTCCCGAGGAAGATGTCGCAAAGCTGACCTTCTATGG comes from the Lawsonella clevelandensis genome and includes:
- the purQ gene encoding phosphoribosylformylglycinamidine synthase subunit PurQ, whose product is MATRVGVITFPGTLDDVDAARAVEYAGAEAVSLWHADSDLKNVEAVVVPGGFSYGDYLRCGAIASHAPVMREVVEAAKKGMPVLGICNGFQILTESGLLPGALTRNQDRRFICRVQPLEVCTADTAWTSRFNKGDIMTVILKSGEGRYVAEPDTLKMLEEEGRVVFRYADETLNGSANDIAGVCSENGRVVGLMPHPEHAIDTMTGPTTDGLTMFKSALDAVLSV
- the purL gene encoding phosphoribosylformylglycinamidine synthase subunit PurL, with translation MSEQQQLDTVAYAAATPDMEQPWKELGLKEDEYLRIREILGRRPTDAELAMYSIMWSEHCSYKSSKVHLGYFGETMTDEMRQNLLAGIGENAGVVSIGDDWAVTFKVESHNHPSYVEPYQGAATGVGGIVRDIMAMGARPVAVMDQLRFGTSDATDTKRVLPGVVAGVGGYGNCLGLPNIGGETVFDDTYAGNPLVNALCVGTMRVDDLHLAFASGKGNKVILFGSATGLDGIGGVSVLASETFDDTPDETGAKPHKKLPSVQVGDPFAEKVLIECCLDLYHAGVVVGIQDLGGAGLSCATSELAAAGDGGMHVDLDKVPMRAKGMTPAEVLSSESQERMCAVVAPENVDAFMAICDKWDVQATVIGEVTDGDHLVIDWYGETVVDAVAHTIAHEGPVYNRPIEYPAWQDALKADTTAQLARPADADELRDTLYQMLACEDLCSRRFVVEQYDRYVRGNTIEAENADAGVLRIDEKTGRGIALATDASGRYTYLDPYTGAQLAFAEAYRNVAATGARPVAVTNCLNFGNPEEPAIMWQFKEAVHGLADACAYCAIPVTGGNVSFYNKTGDTSILPTPLAGVLGVIDNVDDAIGTAFGSAPMESIFLLGETKDEFDGSIWAKTVHQHLGGVPPRVDLAHEKKLAEFMVEAAKAGTVSAAHDLSEGGLAQAVVESALSGNVGVTITLPEGSDPFVQLFSESAGRILVAVPRDQETAFTAQVEEYGLPCTRIGVVEESATVTVQGQLAERLEDLRQAWEGTLPALFANA
- a CDS encoding sterol carrier family protein: MPRTAPSPTDLRAVILSILPWIEDDGAAVPPRTAPHYRTIAEAVRGSAHTLAELAPGHCVEVRIPPFVAVQCVEGPRHTRGTPPNVVQTDPHTWLRLVTGQERWEDVAPSRLSASGSRAGEIAHWLPIVPAN